In Pseudoliparis swirei isolate HS2019 ecotype Mariana Trench chromosome 9, NWPU_hadal_v1, whole genome shotgun sequence, a genomic segment contains:
- the si:ch211-148l7.4 gene encoding myeloid zinc finger 1 — protein MDGVLWSSSGLRESFSRSKTAADTLSRLARLIARAGPQRDLEQPGPRDLEQPGPRAACPGCGERPRGASRALPKLHGCASCGREFSLKSTLRLHRCGRELRPGGSPPGAPGPACTAPRGLHQHAGGCAAPHPAGVAGARIPTGDCPPASAGASSRSPPPGPSGTQAALQRHTTHRAEPGSKVKGDGRGGDVKTERSAEVTGDLIKMPASRTKLLDCRSCDLAFRSISKLQLHRKEAHSREKRVLPAPRPARRRRACTYACPVCSKVFFHHLSLRAHCRQHPTCSLSTNPSQSPPVGGATKEPPQHGPHGPGTADEQPARAGPGRPRKAVRAENKAPGPGRCRAEPEEEEEEEEEREFPCPSCAEVFSLQAQLQQHEELHRASVKSRPCSVCSSQVEACGRPGSRRRRPYHCGPCLQGFSALDSFLEHCQEHLRVRVEEDGVGKA, from the coding sequence atggatggTGTCCTCTGGAGCTCCTCTGGGCTCCGGGAGTCATTCAGCCGCTCCAAGACCGCCGCGGACACGCTGTCCAGGCTGGCCCGCCTCATCGCGCGGGCCGGGCCCCAGCGGGACCTGGAGCAGCCGGGCCCCCGGGACCTGGAGCAGCCGGGCCCCCGGGCCGCGTGTCCGGGATGCGGCGAGCGGCCCCGGGGGGCGAGCCGCGCGCTGCCCAAGCTGCACGGCTGCGCGTCCTGTGGGCGCGAGTTCTCCCTCAAGTCGACCCTCCGGCTGCACCGGTGCGGCCGTGAGCTCCGTCCTGGGGGCTCTCCGCCGGGGGCCCCGGGCCCCGCGTGCACAGCCCCGCGGGGCCTCCATCAGCACGCCGGTGGTTGCGCGGCGCCGCACCCGGCAGGTGTAGCCGGTGCAAGGATCCCGACAGGTGATTGTCCTCCGGCTTCTGCCGGAGCCTCGAGCCGCTcgccccccccggggcccagcGGCACTCAGGCGGCGCTGCAACGCCACACGACCCACCGCGCAGagccggggtcaaaggtcaaaggagaCGGTCGCGGTGGCGACGTGAAGACGGAGCGGAGCGCCGAGGTGACCGGAGATCTGATTAAAATGCCCGCATCCAGAACCAAGCTTCTGGACTGCCGGTCCTGTGACCTGGCCTTCAGGAGCATCTCCAAGCTGCAGCTGCACAGGAAGGAGGCGCACAGCCGGGAGAAGAGAGTCCTGCCGGCGCCGCGGCCCGCCAGGCGCAGGAGAGCGTGCACCTACGCATGTCCGGTCTGCAGCAAGGTCTTCTTCCACCACCTGTCCCTCAGGGCCCACTGCAGGCAGCACCCCACCTGCAGCCTCAGCACCAACCCATCCCAAAGTCCTCCTGTAGGGGGCGCCACCAAAGAGCCACCGCAACACGGACCACACGGACCCGGCACAGCAGACGAGCAGCCGGCGAGGGCCGGGCCAGGGAGGCCCAGGAAGGCGGTCAGAGCCGAGAACAAGGCTCCTGGTCCGGGGCGGTGCCGAGCcgagcctgaggaggaggaggaggaggaggaggagagggagttcCCGTGCCCCTCGTGTGCTGAGGTCTTCTCTCTGCAGGCGCAGCTCCAGCAGCACGAGGAGCTGCACCGGGCCTCCGTGAAGAGCCGGCCGTGCAGCGTGTGCAGCAGCCAGGTGGAGGCCTGCGGGCGGCCGGGCTCCAGGAGGCGGCGGCCGTACCACTGCGGGCCTTGTCTGCAGGGCTTCTCCGCTCTGGACTCCTTCCTAGAACACTGCCAGGAGCACCTGAGGGtccgggtggaggaggacggcgtCGGCAAAGCCTGA